A stretch of Saccharothrix texasensis DNA encodes these proteins:
- a CDS encoding ADP-ribosylglycohydrolase family protein gives MPREPMNVVDRGAACLLGGALGDALGAPIQYLGWADIQRDHGPEGVLAPPRPALVTDDTQLTLFTADGYLRAWVRGRTTGEWDPIEVVWRSYRRWLITQQVAAPEPGAVGLVGDERLYSSRSPGLTCLRALAADTPPTPEEPHNESSGCNGVTRTAPAGFAPSAEIAYDLGCRFAALTHGGTGGWVSGGAFALLIHLLAVRGRPIREAVDQVIGRVLRDDPYTANTLNRAVVFADEHKALGFDSVRVDRLGSGWTGPEALAIAVHTVLVYPKRSQFVDALRAAANHSGGSDATAALTGNVLGALHGTSALPRDWLAGLELVDLLTRLGSDLGRSVIGEEFDYARYGAGEE, from the coding sequence GTGCCGCGCGAGCCGATGAACGTGGTCGACCGCGGCGCGGCGTGCCTGCTGGGCGGCGCGCTGGGCGACGCCCTCGGCGCGCCCATCCAGTACCTCGGGTGGGCGGACATCCAGCGCGACCACGGCCCGGAAGGCGTGCTGGCGCCACCGCGTCCCGCGCTGGTCACCGACGACACCCAGCTCACCCTCTTCACCGCCGACGGCTACCTGCGGGCGTGGGTGCGCGGCCGGACCACCGGCGAGTGGGACCCCATCGAGGTCGTCTGGCGGAGCTACCGCCGCTGGTTGATCACCCAGCAGGTGGCCGCGCCCGAGCCGGGCGCGGTGGGGCTGGTGGGCGACGAGCGGTTGTACTCCAGCCGGTCGCCGGGCCTGACGTGCCTGCGCGCGCTGGCCGCGGACACACCGCCCACCCCCGAGGAGCCGCACAACGAGTCGTCCGGCTGCAACGGCGTCACCCGCACCGCGCCGGCCGGGTTCGCCCCGAGCGCCGAGATCGCCTACGACCTGGGCTGCCGGTTCGCCGCGCTGACCCACGGCGGCACCGGCGGCTGGGTGTCCGGCGGGGCGTTCGCGCTGCTCATCCACCTGCTGGCGGTGCGCGGCCGGCCGATCCGGGAGGCCGTGGACCAGGTCATCGGCCGGGTGCTGCGCGACGACCCGTACACGGCGAACACGCTCAACCGGGCCGTCGTCTTCGCCGACGAGCACAAGGCGCTCGGCTTCGACTCCGTCCGCGTCGACCGCCTGGGCAGCGGCTGGACGGGCCCGGAGGCGCTGGCCATCGCCGTGCACACGGTCCTGGTGTACCCGAAGCGGTCGCAGTTCGTGGACGCCCTGCGCGCGGCGGCCAACCACTCCGGCGGCAGCGACGCCACGGCCGCGCTCACCGGCAACGTCCTGGGCGCGCTGCACGGCACCTCGGCGTTGCCGCGCGACTGGCTCGCGGGCCTGGAACTGGTGGACCTGCTGACCCGGCTCGGCTCGGACCTGGGCCGCTCGGTGATCGGCGAGGAGTTCGACTACGCCCGCTACGGGGCCGGAGAAGAATGA
- a CDS encoding vWA domain-containing protein, which produces MRRSLRRGTLLAVAALTASAVQLTSPAVAAPAPAAAPCGPLDVAFVLDDTGSMGGAIANLKTGINAIVGDVVAASGGDYRLGLVTFKDNITVHNTLAPGNAAAVTSYVTNTLAASAGGSEPEASDEALNTVVNNLPAAGRPQNVDFGGLWRSNAMKFVVLVTDARPGGFDNVHAAVDVANAAQRANDALGKGIKISPVYVPTSATYTPVITPIMQNYASTTGGVFTQTTAAGAGTADAIRKLLSDCRQTDVVIRDQVTDTGAEPNPNGTVWNSPDIKVCPTTADCAGIQPVVGATNIIHVRLNNASAASTGTLKVYRTPTGGGTTWNNVTNGDWVSIGQQSLTVPTGGTVAKIPWTSVPGPGHFCLLARWVSATDPMTFAEGSNTALNTKNNNNIAWKNLVTVRGKVFQPVKGWFALGNGTEREVRTDLVLTGEKPVAGTVVIDLGPRLFERWRAGGGQAEGVKQVGETAFQLDPKRAALFGVPLLPGERFTAELTFTPEAPGEYLTNLVQFVEGEDHGGVAYQVITDRE; this is translated from the coding sequence ATGCGTCGCTCACTCAGACGCGGCACGCTGTTAGCCGTCGCCGCCCTGACCGCCTCAGCCGTCCAGCTCACCTCCCCCGCGGTGGCCGCCCCTGCCCCCGCGGCCGCACCGTGCGGCCCCCTCGACGTCGCGTTCGTCCTCGACGACACCGGCAGCATGGGCGGGGCCATCGCGAACCTCAAGACCGGCATCAACGCCATCGTGGGCGACGTCGTCGCGGCGTCCGGCGGGGACTACCGGCTCGGCCTGGTCACGTTCAAGGACAACATCACCGTCCACAACACCCTCGCGCCCGGCAACGCGGCGGCCGTGACGAGCTACGTCACCAACACCCTCGCCGCGAGCGCGGGCGGCAGCGAGCCGGAGGCGTCCGACGAGGCGTTGAACACGGTCGTGAACAACCTCCCCGCGGCCGGCCGCCCGCAGAACGTCGACTTCGGCGGCCTGTGGCGGTCGAACGCGATGAAGTTCGTGGTGCTGGTGACCGACGCCCGTCCCGGCGGGTTCGACAACGTGCACGCGGCGGTGGACGTCGCGAACGCCGCGCAGCGGGCGAACGACGCCCTCGGCAAGGGCATCAAGATCTCGCCGGTGTACGTGCCGACGTCGGCCACCTACACGCCGGTGATCACGCCGATCATGCAGAACTACGCCTCCACGACCGGCGGCGTGTTCACGCAGACGACGGCCGCGGGCGCGGGCACGGCGGACGCGATCCGCAAGCTCCTGTCGGACTGCCGGCAGACCGACGTGGTCATCCGCGACCAGGTGACCGACACGGGCGCCGAGCCGAACCCGAACGGGACGGTGTGGAACAGCCCGGACATCAAGGTCTGCCCCACCACCGCGGACTGCGCGGGCATCCAGCCGGTCGTCGGCGCGACGAACATCATCCACGTGCGGCTGAACAACGCCTCCGCCGCGAGCACCGGCACGCTGAAGGTCTACCGCACGCCCACCGGTGGCGGCACGACGTGGAACAACGTCACCAACGGCGACTGGGTCTCCATCGGCCAGCAGTCGCTGACCGTGCCCACCGGCGGCACGGTGGCGAAGATCCCGTGGACGAGCGTCCCGGGGCCCGGCCACTTCTGCCTGCTGGCGCGCTGGGTGTCGGCGACGGACCCGATGACCTTCGCCGAGGGCTCCAACACCGCGCTGAACACCAAGAACAACAACAACATCGCGTGGAAGAACCTGGTCACCGTGCGGGGCAAGGTGTTCCAGCCGGTGAAGGGCTGGTTCGCGCTGGGCAACGGGACCGAGCGGGAGGTCAGGACCGACCTCGTGCTGACCGGTGAGAAGCCGGTGGCGGGCACCGTGGTGATCGACCTCGGCCCGCGCCTGTTCGAGCGCTGGCGCGCCGGCGGCGGCCAGGCCGAGGGCGTGAAGCAGGTCGGCGAGACCGCGTTCCAGCTCGACCCGAAGCGCGCGGCGCTGTTCGGCGTGCCGCTCCTGCCGGGTGAGCGGTTCACCGCGGAGCTCACCTTCACCCCGGAGGCGCCGGGCGAGTACCTGACGAACCTCGTCCAGTTCGTCGAGGGCGAGGACCACGGCGGCGTCGCCTACCAGGTCATCACCGACCGCGAGTAG
- a CDS encoding sensor histidine kinase: MTRRRLRLGTRLALGLGALALAVFAVVGTVMARSMQEYLEHRLDAQMETTQISLKKDYAKDGTLKGAAYGWYSVVYDVRDGTATPRNRDDLPADHAELTEVALQVDGRTPVYRTEYLHGDGTYRLRGCGVSKGVVLVSAAPMNDITTTVRQLVIVEVATFLLALVALVVIGRAVLRRGLQPLSDMARTAHDITSHDLTDSARLPVRAEGGAVGAEVEELRTAFNTMLDHIDTSLAARTAAEQRLRRFIADASHELRTPLTSIRGYADLFRYAAANAPEEREAHLEKLRSEAARMTVLLDDLLLLARLDSAEVETPLRLADGDLAALAREAADAFRAARPTHPLTLTAPDEPVRMAFDPLRLRQVVDNLLTNAAVHTPAGTSISVEVSARDASAVLRVGDTGPGIPAADRSRIFDRFYRVDDSRTRDRGGSGLGLAVVHSLVAAHGGTVELTSRPGSTVFTVTLPR, translated from the coding sequence GTGACCCGACGCCGCCTGCGCCTGGGCACGCGGCTGGCACTGGGCCTGGGCGCGCTGGCGCTGGCGGTGTTCGCGGTCGTCGGCACGGTGATGGCGCGGAGCATGCAGGAGTACCTGGAGCACCGGCTCGACGCGCAGATGGAGACGACCCAGATCTCGCTGAAGAAGGACTACGCCAAGGACGGCACGCTCAAGGGCGCGGCCTACGGCTGGTACTCGGTCGTCTACGACGTGCGGGACGGCACGGCCACGCCGAGGAACCGCGACGACCTGCCCGCCGACCACGCCGAGCTGACCGAGGTGGCGTTGCAGGTCGACGGCCGCACACCGGTGTACCGGACGGAGTACCTGCACGGCGACGGGACGTACCGGCTGCGCGGCTGCGGGGTGTCCAAGGGCGTGGTGCTGGTCAGCGCGGCGCCGATGAACGACATCACCACGACCGTGCGGCAGCTGGTGATCGTGGAGGTGGCCACGTTCCTGCTCGCGCTGGTCGCGCTCGTGGTGATCGGCCGGGCGGTGCTGCGGCGCGGGTTGCAGCCGTTGAGCGACATGGCCCGGACCGCGCACGACATCACGTCGCACGACCTGACCGACTCCGCCCGGCTGCCGGTGCGCGCGGAGGGCGGCGCCGTCGGCGCGGAGGTCGAGGAGCTGCGCACCGCGTTCAACACGATGCTGGACCACATCGACACGTCGTTGGCCGCGCGCACGGCCGCCGAGCAGCGGTTGCGGCGGTTCATCGCGGACGCGTCGCACGAGCTGCGCACGCCGTTGACGTCGATCCGGGGTTACGCGGACCTGTTCCGGTACGCGGCGGCGAACGCGCCGGAGGAACGCGAGGCGCACCTGGAGAAGCTGCGGTCGGAGGCGGCGCGGATGACCGTGCTGCTGGACGACCTGCTGCTGCTCGCCCGGCTGGACTCGGCGGAGGTGGAGACGCCGCTGCGGTTGGCCGACGGCGACCTGGCGGCGCTGGCCCGGGAGGCGGCGGACGCGTTCCGGGCGGCCCGGCCGACCCACCCGCTGACGCTGACCGCGCCGGACGAGCCGGTGCGGATGGCGTTCGACCCGCTGCGGCTGCGGCAGGTGGTGGACAACCTGCTCACCAACGCCGCCGTGCACACCCCGGCGGGCACGTCCATCTCGGTCGAGGTGTCCGCGCGGGACGCGTCGGCCGTGCTGCGGGTGGGCGACACCGGCCCCGGCATCCCGGCCGCCGACCGGTCTCGGATCTTCGACCGGTTCTACCGCGTGGACGACTCGCGCACGCGTGACCGGGGCGGCAGCGGGTTGGGGCTGGCGGTGGTGCACTCCCTGGTCGCCGCGCACGGCGGCACGGTGGAGCTGACCAGCCGGCCGGGCTCCACGGTGTTCACCGTGACGTTGCCGCGCTAA
- a CDS encoding threonine/serine ThrE exporter family protein produces MRRWRGRFQHTDRARPVEGPSPPDDSTVHLVLDLALRVGEAQMAGGAGVADVTATILAVTTAYGLPNTEVDVIYTSITVSCHRGTETAPVTTMRVVRGRSVDYTRLAAVEDLIRRITSGGVTAGDASAEIERISRADHPYPRWVATAAWAGMAAAVAFLVGGGPSLAATAAVVTALIDRVGRVLNRRGLPFFFQQVVGGALATSVAVAMYATDLLPAARPSLLIATGIVVLLSGLSLVGTVQDAITGYHVTAAGRTVEITLLTAGLIAGITLTLRAGVQFGVRTSIADPLPPLISEVPTQFAAGAATSACFALAGYAPVRALPMAALAGAVGTTGYRLLVLVGTNTITSAVAAATAVGFLGKVVSRRLRTPPLLVATAGMVPLLPGWTTYRGLYQFTAEGDPAGLSTLVLAAGTALALASGVVLGEHLGRPVRTGLGRLAARSRR; encoded by the coding sequence GTGCGCCGGTGGCGCGGGCGGTTCCAGCACACCGATCGGGCACGACCGGTCGAGGGTCCGTCCCCTCCGGACGACTCGACCGTGCACCTGGTGCTCGACCTGGCGTTGCGCGTCGGCGAGGCGCAGATGGCCGGCGGGGCGGGGGTGGCCGACGTGACGGCCACGATCCTCGCGGTCACCACCGCGTACGGCCTGCCGAACACCGAGGTCGACGTGATCTACACGTCGATCACCGTCTCGTGCCACCGGGGCACGGAGACCGCGCCCGTGACGACCATGCGCGTGGTGCGCGGCCGCAGCGTCGACTACACCCGGCTCGCCGCCGTGGAGGACCTGATCCGGCGGATCACCTCCGGGGGCGTCACGGCCGGGGACGCGTCCGCCGAGATCGAGCGGATCAGCCGGGCCGACCACCCGTACCCCCGTTGGGTGGCCACGGCGGCGTGGGCGGGCATGGCGGCGGCGGTGGCGTTCCTGGTCGGCGGCGGACCGTCGTTGGCGGCGACGGCGGCCGTCGTCACGGCGCTGATCGACCGGGTGGGCCGGGTCCTGAACCGGCGCGGGCTGCCGTTCTTCTTCCAGCAGGTGGTGGGCGGGGCCCTGGCCACCTCGGTGGCGGTGGCGATGTACGCGACGGACCTGCTGCCGGCCGCGCGGCCGTCGTTGTTGATCGCCACCGGGATCGTGGTGCTGCTGTCGGGGTTGTCGCTGGTCGGCACCGTGCAGGACGCCATCACCGGCTACCACGTCACCGCCGCCGGCCGCACGGTGGAGATCACGCTGCTCACCGCGGGGCTCATCGCGGGCATCACGCTGACGCTGCGCGCCGGTGTGCAGTTCGGCGTGCGGACGAGCATCGCCGACCCGCTGCCGCCGCTGATCTCCGAGGTGCCGACGCAGTTCGCGGCGGGCGCGGCGACCTCCGCGTGCTTCGCCCTGGCCGGCTACGCGCCGGTCCGGGCGCTGCCGATGGCCGCCCTCGCGGGCGCGGTGGGCACGACCGGTTACCGCCTGCTCGTCCTCGTCGGCACGAACACCATCACCTCCGCCGTCGCCGCGGCCACCGCGGTCGGCTTCCTCGGCAAGGTCGTCTCCCGCCGGCTGCGCACGCCGCCCCTGCTCGTCGCGACGGCCGGCATGGTGCCGCTGCTGCCCGGCTGGACCACCTACCGGGGCCTGTACCAGTTCACCGCCGAGGGTGACCCGGCCGGCCTGTCGACCCTCGTGCTGGCCGCCGGCACCGCCCTCGCGCTCGCGAGCGGCGTCGTCCTGGGTGAACATCTGGGTCGGCCGGTGCGCACCGGTCTCGGCCGGCTGGCGGCCCGTTCCCGGCGCTGA
- the mgrA gene encoding L-glyceraldehyde 3-phosphate reductase, whose protein sequence is MDHLPDASRYDRMTYRRCGRSGLDLPAVSLGLWHNFGDDRPYGTSRAIVRRAFDLGVTHFDLADNYGPPYGSAEVNFGRMVADDLRPHRDELVISTKAGYDMWPGPYGEWGSRKHLLSSLDQSLSRLGLDHVDVFYSHRFDPDTPLEETIGALVTAVQRGKALYVGVSSYSAAKTREAAELLRSAGVPLLIHQPSYSMLNRWIETDLLDALGELGVGCIAFSPLAQGMLTDKYLRGVPAGSRATQGKSLSEDLLSEANLAHVRALNEIAASRGQSLAQLALSWALRDERVTSVLVGASSVEQLEANVAALDGPPLTDDELARIDVHAVDSGIDLWAESSTAG, encoded by the coding sequence GTGGACCACCTTCCAGACGCTTCGCGGTACGACCGGATGACCTACCGGCGGTGCGGGCGCAGCGGGCTGGATCTGCCCGCCGTGTCGCTCGGGCTGTGGCACAACTTCGGCGACGACCGGCCGTACGGGACGAGCCGGGCGATCGTGCGGCGGGCGTTCGACCTCGGGGTCACGCACTTCGACCTGGCCGACAACTACGGCCCGCCCTACGGGTCGGCCGAGGTCAACTTCGGCCGGATGGTGGCCGACGACCTGCGGCCGCACCGCGACGAGCTGGTGATCTCCACCAAGGCGGGCTACGACATGTGGCCCGGGCCGTACGGCGAGTGGGGCTCGCGCAAGCACCTGCTGTCCTCGTTGGACCAGTCGCTGTCCCGGCTCGGCCTGGACCACGTCGACGTCTTCTACTCGCACCGCTTCGACCCCGACACGCCGCTGGAGGAGACGATCGGCGCGCTGGTCACCGCGGTGCAGCGGGGCAAGGCGCTCTACGTCGGCGTCTCGTCCTACTCGGCGGCGAAGACCCGCGAGGCGGCCGAGCTGCTGCGCTCGGCGGGCGTGCCGCTGCTGATCCACCAGCCGTCCTACTCGATGCTCAACCGCTGGATCGAGACCGACCTGCTCGACGCGCTGGGCGAGCTGGGCGTCGGCTGCATCGCGTTCTCGCCGCTGGCGCAGGGGATGCTGACCGACAAGTACCTGCGCGGCGTGCCGGCCGGCTCGCGCGCCACCCAGGGCAAGTCGCTGTCCGAGGACCTGCTGAGCGAGGCGAACCTGGCGCACGTGCGGGCGTTGAACGAGATCGCGGCCTCCCGCGGCCAGTCGCTGGCGCAGCTCGCGCTCTCCTGGGCGTTGCGCGACGAGCGGGTCACGTCGGTGCTCGTCGGCGCGAGCAGCGTCGAGCAGCTGGAGGCGAACGTGGCCGCGCTGGACGGCCCGCCGCTCACCGACGACGAGCTGGCCCGGATCGACGTGCACGCGGTCGACTCGGGCATCGACCTGTGGGCCGAGTCGTCCACCGCCGGTTAG
- a CDS encoding response regulator transcription factor — protein MDKGASVRLLVVDDEPHIADLVATVARYEGWQAVTAGSGEAALRTAADFHPDIVVLDLMLPDLDGFTVLDRLRSTGAMVPVVFLTARDGTADRVAGLTRGGDDYLVKPFSVEELMARLRAVLRRSTGPTWKRSVLKVSDLVMDEDTREVRRAGKLVTLTPTEYELLRYLMRRSPAVLTKAQILDHVWEYDFGGRSNVVELVVSHLRRKLDDGAGEPLIHTVRGVGYVLRRAAE, from the coding sequence GTGGACAAGGGCGCTTCGGTTCGGCTGCTCGTGGTGGACGACGAGCCGCACATCGCGGACCTCGTGGCGACGGTGGCGCGGTACGAGGGCTGGCAGGCGGTGACCGCCGGCAGCGGCGAGGCCGCGTTGCGGACCGCCGCCGACTTCCACCCCGACATCGTGGTGCTCGACCTGATGCTGCCCGACCTCGACGGCTTCACCGTGCTGGACCGCCTGCGCTCGACGGGCGCGATGGTGCCGGTGGTGTTCCTGACCGCGCGGGACGGCACCGCGGACCGGGTCGCGGGTCTGACCCGCGGCGGCGACGACTACCTCGTCAAGCCGTTCTCCGTGGAGGAGCTGATGGCCCGGCTGCGGGCCGTGCTGCGGCGGTCGACCGGGCCGACGTGGAAGCGGTCCGTGCTGAAGGTGTCCGACCTGGTCATGGACGAGGACACCCGCGAGGTGCGCCGCGCCGGGAAGCTCGTCACGCTCACGCCCACCGAGTACGAGCTGTTGCGCTACCTGATGCGCCGCTCCCCCGCCGTGCTGACCAAGGCGCAGATCCTCGACCACGTGTGGGAGTACGACTTCGGCGGCCGGTCCAACGTGGTCGAGCTGGTCGTCTCGCACCTGCGGCGCAAGCTGGACGACGGCGCCGGCGAGCCGCTGATCCACACCGTGCGCGGCGTGGGTTACGTGCTGCGGCGAGCCGCGGAGTGA
- a CDS encoding AfsR/SARP family transcriptional regulator: MVDRSKSGLEFGVLGPLQVLADGRQLVIGRKGMRGLLAMLVLEANRVVPIDEIVDSLWADEPPATARTIVHGYVSRLRRMLEQADPAGSARILTTPPGYQLSVDPWRLDFHRARQLVSSARGKPAPIRAQLLRESLGLWRGQVLADVPGDPVTSDLEELRLAAVEERIEAELELGRHLELVGELRQLVNDHPFRERLVGHMMRALYRSGQRADALEAYQRFHRRVVDELGIDPGPGLRVLHEQVLRDDPALSSPGLAEPALVPPRPGVVVPAQLPAAASGFIGRDEELAWLDRLCDSRDLAATTIAVVNGAAGIGKSELAVTWGHRRAEQFPDGLLFASLNGFAPDRDPVEPAEVLARFLLALGVPADGVPRDLDDRVGLYRSVLAKRRVLVVLDDAWDPEHVRLLLPPGAGSVVLVTSRRRLESLVVSNGARMLTLDALSDEEAVRLVDEVVGKPLSDQEPAATRMLVELCGNLPLALRVAAAKLVFSPEWTVEALVAQLSDDAARLRTLDLADTGVGVERALAVSYRNLPPELAETFRAAGLVPGRWVSPHAIAAVCDIDLGTAAARLADLADAHLLVEQWRGGFVLHDLVRLYARGVVEHRERGLRRLMDHYLCACDHARRLIRPASDGLDFTCVSTTPKPATSSQALSWFDKEWSNLIALVHAGSEAGLHERVWQLVRLVHTYCVTRLVSREWRGVAEFGLASARVIGDRRGEMLVLNAMHDVNNRAGTLRGTLDQARLAHRLAVESAEPRYLVMTLDQLALALLAEDRVDEALGHYREAVDLARRDGDALGEATVLNNLAQVEQRLGHRESAARHQYQAMEIYHRNGDERAYAVAMNNLAELYAELDLLSEAEEHARQGVELARGGSMQFEEAFGRQVLGTVLARRGERVAAQAELAESLRLFVRLGSPRAMLVRTALEALTSEV, translated from the coding sequence ATGGTCGACCGGAGCAAGAGCGGGCTGGAGTTCGGCGTTCTCGGACCGTTGCAGGTGCTCGCGGACGGCCGGCAGCTCGTCATCGGCCGCAAGGGGATGCGCGGCCTGCTCGCGATGCTGGTGCTGGAGGCCAACCGGGTCGTCCCGATCGACGAGATCGTGGACAGCCTCTGGGCCGACGAGCCGCCCGCGACGGCCAGGACGATCGTGCACGGCTACGTGTCTCGGCTGCGCCGGATGCTGGAGCAGGCCGACCCGGCGGGCTCGGCCCGGATCCTCACCACCCCGCCCGGCTACCAGCTCTCGGTCGACCCGTGGCGACTGGACTTCCACCGCGCCCGGCAGCTCGTGTCGAGCGCGCGCGGCAAACCCGCCCCGATCCGCGCGCAGCTGCTGCGCGAATCGCTCGGCCTGTGGCGCGGCCAGGTGCTCGCGGACGTGCCCGGCGACCCGGTCACCTCCGACCTGGAGGAGCTTCGGCTTGCCGCAGTGGAAGAGCGCATCGAGGCCGAGCTGGAACTGGGCCGCCACCTCGAGCTCGTCGGAGAGCTGCGGCAGCTGGTCAACGACCACCCGTTCCGGGAACGGCTCGTCGGCCACATGATGCGCGCCCTGTACCGGTCGGGTCAGCGCGCCGACGCGTTGGAGGCCTACCAGCGCTTCCACCGGCGCGTGGTGGACGAGCTGGGCATCGACCCCGGCCCCGGTCTGCGCGTGCTGCACGAGCAGGTGCTCCGCGACGACCCGGCGCTCAGCTCACCCGGCCTGGCGGAACCCGCTCTCGTGCCACCGCGGCCGGGAGTGGTCGTGCCGGCCCAGCTGCCCGCCGCGGCCAGCGGCTTCATCGGCCGCGACGAGGAACTGGCCTGGCTGGACCGCCTGTGCGACTCGCGCGACCTGGCCGCCACCACCATCGCCGTGGTCAACGGGGCGGCGGGCATCGGCAAGAGCGAGCTCGCCGTCACCTGGGGGCACCGCCGGGCCGAGCAGTTCCCGGACGGCCTCCTCTTCGCCTCCCTGAACGGCTTCGCCCCCGACCGCGACCCGGTCGAGCCCGCCGAGGTCCTGGCCCGGTTCCTGCTCGCGCTCGGCGTGCCCGCCGACGGCGTCCCCCGCGACCTGGACGACCGCGTCGGCCTGTACCGCTCGGTGCTGGCCAAGCGGCGCGTGCTGGTCGTCCTGGACGACGCCTGGGACCCCGAGCACGTGCGCCTGCTGCTGCCGCCCGGCGCCGGGTCCGTCGTCCTCGTGACCAGCCGCAGGCGCCTGGAGTCCCTGGTCGTCAGCAACGGCGCCCGGATGCTCACGCTGGACGCGTTGTCCGACGAGGAGGCCGTCCGCCTGGTCGACGAGGTCGTCGGCAAACCGCTGTCCGACCAGGAACCGGCGGCCACCCGCATGCTGGTGGAGCTGTGCGGCAACCTGCCCCTGGCGCTGCGCGTCGCCGCCGCCAAGCTCGTCTTCAGTCCCGAGTGGACAGTGGAAGCCCTGGTGGCCCAGCTCTCCGACGACGCCGCGCGCCTGCGCACCCTCGACCTCGCCGACACCGGTGTCGGCGTGGAACGCGCCTTGGCGGTGTCCTACCGCAACCTCCCGCCGGAACTGGCCGAGACCTTCCGCGCCGCGGGCCTCGTCCCCGGCCGCTGGGTGAGCCCGCACGCCATCGCCGCCGTCTGCGACATCGACCTGGGCACCGCCGCCGCCCGCCTGGCCGACCTCGCCGACGCCCACCTGCTCGTGGAGCAGTGGCGGGGCGGCTTCGTCCTGCACGACCTGGTCCGCCTCTACGCCCGCGGCGTGGTCGAGCACCGGGAACGCGGCCTGCGCCGCCTGATGGACCACTACCTGTGCGCCTGCGACCACGCCCGACGCCTGATCAGACCGGCCTCGGACGGCCTCGACTTCACCTGCGTCTCCACCACCCCCAAGCCCGCCACCTCGTCACAGGCGCTGTCCTGGTTCGACAAGGAGTGGTCCAACCTCATCGCGCTCGTGCACGCGGGCTCGGAGGCCGGCCTCCACGAGCGGGTCTGGCAGCTCGTGCGCCTCGTCCACACCTACTGCGTGACCAGGCTCGTCAGCCGGGAGTGGCGGGGCGTGGCCGAGTTCGGCCTCGCCTCGGCCCGCGTGATCGGCGACCGTCGCGGCGAGATGCTCGTGCTCAACGCCATGCACGACGTCAACAACCGCGCCGGAACCCTGCGCGGCACCCTCGACCAGGCGCGGCTGGCCCACCGGCTGGCCGTGGAGTCCGCCGAACCCCGCTACCTGGTCATGACGCTGGACCAGCTCGCCCTGGCGCTGCTCGCCGAGGACCGGGTGGACGAAGCCCTCGGCCACTACCGGGAAGCCGTCGACCTGGCCCGCCGGGACGGTGACGCCCTCGGCGAAGCCACGGTGCTGAACAACCTGGCCCAGGTGGAGCAACGACTCGGCCACCGCGAATCGGCGGCCCGACACCAATACCAGGCAATGGAGATCTACCACCGAAACGGCGACGAGCGGGCGTATGCCGTGGCGATGAACAACCTGGCCGAGCTCTACGCCGAACTGGACCTCTTGTCGGAAGCCGAAGAACACGCCAGGCAAGGGGTGGAACTGGCGCGGGGCGGCTCGATGCAGTTCGAGGAGGCATTCGGCCGCCAAGTGCTGGGCACGGTGCTGGCAAGACGGGGAGAACGCGTCGCCGCGCAAGCGGAACTCGCGGAATCACTTCGGTTGTTCGTACGCCTCGGCTCCCCGCGCGCGATGTTGGTCCGAACGGCTCTTGAAGCGTTGACCTCCGAGGTTTAG